From Streptomyces griseorubiginosus, one genomic window encodes:
- a CDS encoding pyruvate dehydrogenase, translated as MAKQNVAEQFVDILVKAGVKRLYGVVGDSLNPVVDAVRRNAAIDWVHVRHEETAAFAAGAEAQITGNLAACAGSCGPGNLHLINGLYDAHRSMAPVLALASHIPSSEIGLGYFQETHPDRLFQECSHYSELISSPQQMPRLLQTAIQNAVGRSGVSVVSLPGDIADQPAPEKPAETALVTSRPSVRPGDAEIDKLVEMIDKAQKITLFCGSGTAGAHAEVMEFAEKVKSPVGHALRGKEWIQYDNPFDVGMSGLLGYGAAYEATHECDLLILLGTDFPYNAFLPDDVQIAQVDVRPEHLGRRSKLDLAVWGDVKETLRCLTPRVKEKTNRRFLDKMLKKHADALEGVVKAYTRKVEKHVPIHPEYVASVLDELASDDAVFTVDTGMCNVWAARYITPNGRRRVIGSFSHGSMANALPMAIGAQFTDRGRQVVSMSGDGGFSMLMGDFLTLVQYDLPVKVVLFNNSSLGMVELEMLVAGLPSYGTTNKNPDFAAVARACGAYGERVEKPKDLAGALKAAFKHKGPALVDIVTDPNALSIPPKISAEMVTGFALSASKIVLDGGVGRMLQMARSNLRNVPRP; from the coding sequence ATGGCCAAACAGAACGTCGCCGAGCAGTTCGTGGACATCCTCGTCAAGGCCGGAGTGAAGCGCCTCTACGGCGTCGTCGGCGACAGCCTCAACCCGGTCGTGGACGCCGTACGGCGCAACGCGGCCATCGACTGGGTGCACGTACGGCACGAGGAGACCGCCGCCTTCGCCGCGGGCGCCGAGGCGCAGATCACCGGCAATCTCGCCGCCTGCGCCGGCTCCTGCGGGCCAGGCAACCTGCACCTCATCAACGGCCTCTACGACGCCCACCGCTCCATGGCCCCGGTCCTCGCCCTCGCCTCGCACATCCCCTCCAGCGAGATCGGCCTCGGCTACTTCCAGGAGACCCACCCCGACCGCCTCTTCCAGGAGTGCAGCCACTACAGCGAGCTGATCTCCAGCCCCCAGCAGATGCCACGGCTGCTCCAGACCGCCATCCAGAACGCCGTCGGCCGCTCCGGCGTCAGCGTCGTCTCCCTGCCCGGCGACATCGCCGACCAGCCCGCCCCCGAGAAGCCCGCCGAGACCGCCCTCGTCACCTCGCGGCCCTCCGTCCGCCCCGGCGACGCCGAGATCGACAAGCTCGTCGAGATGATCGACAAGGCCCAGAAGATCACCCTCTTCTGCGGCAGCGGCACCGCGGGCGCGCACGCCGAGGTCATGGAGTTCGCGGAGAAGGTCAAGTCGCCGGTGGGACACGCGCTGCGGGGCAAGGAGTGGATCCAGTACGACAACCCCTTCGACGTCGGCATGAGCGGCCTCCTCGGCTACGGCGCCGCGTACGAGGCCACCCACGAGTGCGACCTGCTGATCCTGCTCGGCACCGACTTCCCGTACAACGCCTTCCTCCCCGACGACGTCCAGATCGCGCAGGTCGACGTACGGCCCGAACACCTCGGCCGCCGCTCCAAGTTGGACCTCGCGGTGTGGGGCGACGTGAAGGAGACCCTGCGGTGCCTGACGCCCCGGGTGAAGGAGAAGACCAACCGGCGCTTCCTCGACAAGATGCTCAAGAAGCACGCCGACGCGCTCGAAGGGGTCGTGAAGGCGTACACGCGCAAGGTCGAGAAGCACGTCCCGATCCATCCCGAGTACGTGGCCTCGGTGCTCGACGAACTCGCCTCCGACGACGCGGTGTTCACCGTCGACACCGGTATGTGCAATGTGTGGGCAGCGCGGTACATCACGCCCAACGGCCGCCGCCGCGTGATCGGTTCGTTCTCCCACGGGTCGATGGCGAACGCGCTGCCGATGGCGATCGGGGCGCAGTTCACCGACCGCGGGCGGCAGGTCGTGTCGATGTCCGGCGACGGCGGGTTCTCCATGCTGATGGGCGACTTCCTGACCCTCGTGCAGTACGACCTCCCCGTGAAGGTCGTCCTCTTCAACAACTCCTCGCTCGGCATGGTCGAGTTGGAGATGCTGGTCGCGGGGCTGCCCTCCTACGGCACCACCAACAAGAACCCCGACTTCGCCGCCGTGGCCCGCGCCTGCGGTGCCTACGGCGAGCGCGTCGAGAAGCCCAAGGATCTCGCCGGGGCACTGAAGGCGGCGTTCAAGCACAAGGGTCCGGCCCTCGTCGACATCGTCACCGACCCCAACGCGCTGTCCATCCCGCCGAAGATCAGCGCC
- a CDS encoding protein phosphatase 2C domain-containing protein translates to MSQQGGRPTGHEDDWWGQLYDSTGDTGPTPAPDTLDDRFASAAGAVEDEGGGDGGASRRATAGVPAPRGPERRVSERRFPERRVPEPTDVPPGTGVERAASESPSDPVQGPVAFPPGPTPPGFDERAPSDPPPSLSGPRTSTETPPVTNVPASRRPPDAPSPPTTAPPPPAAPPRPATPPPPPGDGGWGGVGASAQGGGRFASEDQGDGVSGGGSGGEGSRDEGGAAPGDDRIGRSNPGDFGDVDPSAGAELREGAAGGTRETSVQAGPHGPGSPSGRRDERSTHHVEGDWWAAPVPKADAPTPGFEVGAASQDAEATAPTPEPPGTTARTGPGSTQPNPTPAQHRQANPGASASPQPGETEANRDPEPGPLPAPAPTSAADPRPPAVPDHRPDSTRGPSFHPAPGPTPASVPRPTAAPDSAPDPTSAPGPAAAPDPHPLRTATRVDLPTLPPAPVGFVGSGPPTYDAEPTALPPADPDELDDLVADTVLDGARYGACTLRAVSVRGDSARFRGEPRRDSLLTARFGTGEQALVLVAMATGARATPGAHRAAAEACQWIARAVGRSHARLAQDIGAARRGDLKSGLHRLTDRSLGKLRASAAEQGIDPEEYAATLRCLLLPADPDCRVRVFFGVGDGGLFRLRDGEWHDIEPLVTDVTGEPVVGFGSLPAETPDGDRLTMDLGIPTPPSPYEPAPEPPRAPFRFRASVARPGDTLLMCTGGLAEPLRGEPELCEYLTGRWSGPPPGLAAFLADSQVRVKGYADDRTAAAVWEA, encoded by the coding sequence ATGAGCCAGCAGGGGGGTAGGCCCACGGGTCACGAGGACGACTGGTGGGGGCAGCTGTACGACTCCACGGGCGACACGGGTCCCACACCGGCCCCGGACACCCTGGACGACCGCTTCGCCTCGGCGGCGGGGGCGGTGGAGGACGAGGGCGGGGGTGACGGCGGGGCGAGCCGCCGGGCCACTGCCGGTGTCCCGGCGCCGCGGGGTCCTGAGCGGCGGGTTTCTGAGCGGCGCTTTCCTGAGCGGCGGGTTCCTGAGCCGACGGACGTGCCGCCCGGCACCGGCGTCGAGCGTGCCGCCTCGGAGTCGCCGTCCGACCCCGTGCAGGGCCCGGTGGCCTTCCCACCCGGCCCCACACCCCCCGGCTTCGACGAGCGCGCCCCGTCGGACCCGCCCCCATCGCTCTCCGGCCCCCGCACGTCCACGGAGACACCCCCCGTCACGAACGTCCCGGCGTCCCGCCGTCCCCCCGACGCCCCCAGCCCACCCACGACAGCACCCCCACCCCCCGCAGCCCCACCACGCCCGGCGACACCGCCTCCGCCACCGGGGGACGGGGGCTGGGGTGGGGTGGGCGCTTCCGCACAGGGGGGCGGCCGCTTTGCATCCGAGGACCAGGGCGACGGCGTCTCCGGTGGCGGTTCCGGCGGGGAGGGTTCGCGGGACGAGGGCGGTGCCGCACCGGGTGACGACCGGATCGGTCGCAGCAACCCCGGTGACTTCGGCGACGTCGATCCGAGCGCCGGTGCGGAGCTGCGCGAGGGGGCCGCGGGCGGCACGCGAGAGACCTCCGTGCAGGCCGGCCCTCACGGCCCCGGAAGCCCATCCGGCCGACGCGACGAACGCAGCACCCACCACGTCGAAGGGGACTGGTGGGCCGCCCCGGTTCCCAAGGCCGACGCCCCGACCCCGGGCTTCGAGGTGGGCGCCGCATCCCAGGACGCCGAGGCCACCGCCCCCACCCCGGAGCCCCCTGGCACCACCGCCCGCACCGGCCCGGGCTCCACCCAGCCCAACCCGACGCCCGCCCAGCACCGCCAAGCGAACCCTGGCGCGTCCGCCTCCCCACAGCCCGGCGAAACCGAAGCCAACCGCGATCCCGAACCAGGCCCGCTCCCGGCACCGGCCCCCACCTCAGCGGCCGATCCCCGCCCCCCGGCCGTCCCCGACCACCGGCCGGACTCCACCCGCGGCCCCAGTTTCCATCCGGCGCCTGGCCCCACCCCCGCATCCGTTCCCCGTCCCACGGCCGCCCCCGACAGCGCGCCCGACCCGACCTCAGCCCCCGGCCCCGCAGCCGCACCCGACCCCCACCCCCTCCGCACAGCCACCCGAGTGGATCTCCCCACGCTCCCTCCCGCCCCCGTCGGATTTGTCGGGTCCGGGCCTCCTACCTACGACGCCGAGCCCACCGCGCTCCCGCCCGCGGACCCCGATGAGCTCGACGATCTCGTGGCGGACACCGTGCTGGACGGGGCCAGGTACGGGGCGTGCACGTTGCGGGCGGTGTCCGTGCGGGGGGACTCCGCGCGGTTCCGGGGGGAGCCGCGGAGGGACTCGCTGCTCACCGCCCGTTTCGGGACCGGCGAGCAGGCGCTGGTCCTCGTCGCCATGGCCACCGGCGCCCGCGCCACCCCCGGTGCCCACCGAGCCGCCGCCGAGGCCTGTCAGTGGATCGCACGGGCCGTGGGACGCAGCCACGCCCGGCTCGCCCAGGACATCGGCGCCGCCAGACGCGGTGACCTGAAGTCCGGCCTGCACCGCCTCACCGACCGCAGCCTCGGCAAGCTGCGGGCCAGCGCCGCAGAGCAGGGCATCGACCCGGAGGAGTACGCGGCCACCCTGCGCTGTCTGCTGCTGCCCGCCGACCCCGACTGCCGGGTCCGGGTGTTCTTCGGCGTCGGCGACGGCGGCCTCTTCCGGCTCCGCGACGGCGAGTGGCACGACATCGAACCCCTGGTCACCGACGTCACCGGCGAACCCGTCGTCGGCTTCGGCTCGCTGCCCGCCGAGACCCCCGACGGCGACCGCCTCACCATGGACCTCGGCATCCCCACACCCCCGAGCCCCTACGAACCCGCCCCGGAACCGCCCCGCGCGCCCTTCCGCTTCCGTGCCTCCGTCGCCCGCCCGGGTGACACCCTCCTGATGTGCACCGGCGGACTCGCCGAACCCCTGCGCGGCGAACCCGAACTGTGCGAGTACCTCACGGGACGGTGGTCGGGACCCCCGCCCGGCCTCGCCGCGTTCCTCGCCGACTCCCAAGTCCGGGTCAAGGGATACGCCGACGACCGTACGGCCGCGGCGGTTTGGGAGGCGTGA
- a CDS encoding DUF456 domain-containing protein, which translates to MGVWDLLLVGLVMLFGLVGVLVPGVPGSWLVWAAVLWWALKDPQPVAWFVLVSATVALFLSQVVRWALPPRRLRESGATPRMAVYAGLGAFLGFFLIPVLGAIPGFMAGIYVSERLRLGRHGEARAALRQAMRSGGSSVLAELFTCLLIMGAWLGTVLWG; encoded by the coding sequence ATGGGAGTGTGGGACCTCCTGTTGGTCGGCCTGGTCATGCTGTTCGGCCTGGTCGGCGTTCTGGTGCCCGGAGTGCCGGGGTCGTGGCTGGTGTGGGCCGCGGTCCTGTGGTGGGCGCTGAAGGATCCGCAGCCGGTCGCCTGGTTCGTGCTCGTGTCGGCCACCGTCGCCCTGTTCCTGTCCCAGGTGGTCCGCTGGGCGCTGCCACCCCGCCGACTGCGGGAGAGCGGAGCGACCCCGCGCATGGCGGTGTACGCCGGTCTCGGCGCGTTCCTCGGGTTCTTCCTGATCCCCGTGCTCGGCGCGATCCCCGGTTTCATGGCCGGCATCTACGTCTCGGAACGCCTCCGCCTCGGCCGGCACGGCGAGGCGCGGGCCGCCCTGCGGCAGGCGATGCGCTCGGGCGGCTCCAGCGTGCTGGCGGAGCTGTTCACCTGTCTGCTCATCATGGGCGCGTGGCTGGGGACGGTGCTGTGGGGCTGA
- a CDS encoding PPOX class F420-dependent oxidoreductase: protein MTAFSEAERAYLTSQRLGRLATVDPHGQPQANPVGFFPQDDGTILIGGHALGRTKKWRNLQKNPKVALVVDDIVSLKPWTVRGIDIRGEAELLTGPHELGPHFSEELIRIHPRRIHSWGLEES, encoded by the coding sequence ATGACCGCATTCAGCGAGGCCGAGCGCGCGTATCTGACGTCACAGCGGCTGGGACGGCTGGCCACCGTCGATCCGCACGGGCAGCCGCAGGCGAACCCGGTCGGCTTCTTCCCGCAGGACGACGGCACCATCCTGATCGGCGGCCACGCGCTGGGCCGGACCAAGAAGTGGCGCAACCTCCAGAAGAACCCGAAGGTCGCGCTGGTCGTCGACGACATCGTCAGCCTGAAGCCGTGGACGGTGCGCGGCATCGACATCCGCGGGGAAGCCGAACTCCTCACCGGCCCGCACGAGTTGGGCCCGCACTTCAGCGAGGAGCTGATCCGCATCCATCCGCGCCGCATCCACAGCTGGGGGCTGGAGGAGTCCTAG
- a CDS encoding methylated-DNA--[protein]-cysteine S-methyltransferase yields MTTRWTRLDSPVGELLLTADETGALTSLSVPGQKNGRTVQESWRHDPGPFRAAREQLAAYFAGELKEFQLELRPEGTEFRTRVWDALDDVPYGATTTYGEIAARVGASRVAVRAVGGAIGANPLLILRPCHRVIGANGSLTGYAGGLERKTTLLTLEGSL; encoded by the coding sequence ATGACCACCCGCTGGACCCGCCTCGACAGCCCCGTCGGTGAGCTGCTCCTGACCGCCGACGAGACCGGCGCACTGACCTCGCTCTCCGTGCCCGGGCAGAAGAACGGCCGTACCGTCCAGGAGAGTTGGCGGCACGACCCCGGCCCCTTCCGGGCGGCCCGCGAGCAGCTCGCCGCCTACTTCGCCGGTGAACTCAAGGAGTTCCAGCTGGAGTTGCGTCCCGAGGGCACCGAGTTCCGCACCCGGGTCTGGGACGCCCTCGACGACGTGCCGTACGGGGCGACCACGACGTACGGCGAGATCGCCGCCCGCGTCGGTGCCTCCCGGGTCGCCGTCCGGGCCGTGGGCGGCGCGATCGGCGCCAACCCGCTGCTGATCCTCCGCCCGTGCCACCGCGTGATCGGCGCGAACGGCTCCCTGACCGGATACGCGGGCGGCCTGGAGCGCAAGACGACCCTGCTCACCCTGGAGGGCTCGCTCTAG
- a CDS encoding DNA-3-methyladenine glycosylase 2 family protein yields MDEDTRYEAVRSRDARFDGEFFFAVQTTGIYCRPSCPAVTPKRHNVRFYPTAAAAQGSGFRACRRCRPDAVPGSADWNVRADVVGRAMRLIGDGVVDREGVAGLADRLGYSARQVQRQLTAELGAGPVALARAQRAHTARVLLQTTGLPVTEIAFASGFASVRQFNDTVREIYATTPTDLRAAARTARRAATPTAGIPLRLAHRGPYRSAAVFDLLASEAVPGVEEVTGTPGRRTYRRTLRLPHGTGIVAVLERPGTLRTTSGAHPGGWLDAHLHLTDPRDLTTAVGRLRRLFDLDADPYAVDERLGADTRLAPLVAARPGLRSPGAADPEELAVRALVGRDEAERLVQRHGKTLDAPCGSLTHLFPEPAALTETAGPLRALATALADGAVRLDPGADRDEAQHALLALPGLDARTVAVIRRRALGDPDVAPPGPDTPDTWRPWRSYAWQHLRAAGELESS; encoded by the coding sequence ATGGACGAAGACACCAGGTACGAAGCCGTCCGCAGTCGGGACGCCCGGTTCGACGGGGAGTTCTTCTTCGCTGTCCAGACGACCGGGATCTACTGCCGGCCGAGCTGCCCCGCGGTGACCCCGAAGCGTCACAACGTCCGCTTCTACCCGACGGCCGCCGCCGCGCAGGGCTCCGGGTTCCGGGCCTGCCGGCGGTGCCGTCCGGACGCCGTGCCCGGTTCCGCCGACTGGAACGTCCGCGCCGACGTCGTGGGCCGGGCGATGCGCCTGATCGGCGACGGGGTCGTCGACCGGGAGGGCGTCGCCGGGCTCGCCGACCGCCTCGGCTACAGCGCACGGCAGGTCCAGCGCCAGCTCACCGCGGAGCTGGGCGCCGGCCCCGTCGCCCTCGCCCGCGCCCAGCGCGCCCACACCGCCCGCGTGCTGCTCCAGACCACCGGTCTGCCGGTCACGGAGATCGCCTTCGCGTCGGGCTTCGCCAGCGTGCGCCAGTTCAACGACACGGTCCGGGAGATCTACGCCACCACACCCACCGACCTGCGGGCCGCCGCCCGGACCGCCCGCCGCGCGGCCACCCCCACGGCGGGCATTCCGCTACGGCTCGCCCACCGCGGCCCCTACCGGTCCGCCGCCGTCTTCGACCTGCTGGCGAGCGAGGCCGTCCCCGGCGTCGAGGAGGTCACCGGAACACCGGGCCGGCGCACCTACCGCCGTACCCTCCGCCTCCCGCACGGCACCGGAATCGTCGCCGTCCTCGAACGCCCCGGCACGCTCCGGACCACCTCCGGCGCCCACCCCGGCGGCTGGCTCGACGCCCACCTGCACCTGACCGACCCCCGCGACCTGACCACCGCCGTCGGACGGCTGCGGCGCCTGTTCGACCTCGACGCCGATCCCTACGCCGTCGACGAACGCCTCGGCGCGGACACCCGGCTCGCCCCGCTGGTCGCCGCCCGCCCGGGACTCCGCTCGCCCGGCGCCGCCGACCCCGAGGAGCTCGCCGTACGAGCCCTGGTGGGCCGTGACGAAGCCGAACGGCTCGTCCAGCGCCACGGCAAGACCCTGGACGCGCCCTGCGGCAGCCTCACCCACCTCTTCCCCGAGCCCGCCGCCCTCACGGAGACGGCCGGTCCCCTGCGCGCGCTCGCCACCGCCCTCGCCGACGGTGCCGTACGACTGGACCCGGGCGCCGACCGCGACGAGGCGCAGCACGCGCTGCTCGCCCTGCCCGGCCTGGACGCCCGTACCGTCGCCGTCATCCGCAGACGCGCGCTCGGCGACCCCGACGTCGCCCCACCCGGCCCCGACACCCCCGACACCTGGCGCCCCTGGCGCTCCTACGCCTGGCAACACCTGCGCGCAGCAGGAGAGTTGGAGTCATCATGA
- the rsgA gene encoding ribosome small subunit-dependent GTPase A — MTSTSVFTALAPYGWDEAWADAFAPYEPEGLIPGRVVRVDRGQCDIVTADGMLRADTAFVTPHDPMRVLCTGDWAVVEPGGNPRYVRTYLPRRTAFVRSTSSKRSEGQILAANVDHAIVAVSLAVELDLGRIERFLALAWESGAQPVVVLTKADLVPDAVTLSHLVQDVETTAPGVPVLTVSALDGEGLDVLVAVVSGGTTVLLGQSGAGKSTLANVLVGEDVMQVHTTRDVDGKGRHTTTTRNLLALPGGGVLIDTPGLRGVGLWDAEVGVGQVFSEIEELAERCRFHDCAHESEPGCAVLAAIASGELAERRLESYRKLIRENQRIVAKTDARLRSEIRKEWKKRGAQGKAAMEAKRGRWA; from the coding sequence TTGACTTCCACCTCCGTTTTCACCGCTCTCGCTCCCTACGGCTGGGACGAGGCATGGGCGGACGCGTTCGCCCCCTACGAGCCCGAGGGGCTCATCCCCGGCCGCGTGGTCCGGGTCGACCGCGGGCAGTGCGACATCGTCACCGCCGACGGCATGCTCCGGGCCGACACGGCCTTCGTCACCCCGCACGACCCGATGCGGGTCCTGTGCACCGGCGACTGGGCCGTCGTCGAGCCCGGGGGCAACCCACGCTACGTACGGACGTATCTGCCGCGCCGTACCGCCTTCGTACGCTCCACCTCCTCCAAGCGGTCCGAGGGGCAGATCCTCGCGGCCAACGTCGACCACGCGATCGTCGCCGTGTCGCTCGCCGTCGAACTCGACCTCGGCCGTATCGAACGCTTCCTGGCCCTGGCCTGGGAGTCCGGGGCGCAGCCCGTCGTCGTGCTCACCAAGGCCGACCTGGTGCCGGACGCGGTCACGCTCTCGCATCTCGTGCAGGACGTGGAGACGACGGCTCCCGGGGTGCCGGTGCTGACCGTCAGCGCGCTGGACGGGGAAGGGCTCGACGTCCTCGTCGCGGTCGTCTCCGGCGGCACGACCGTGCTGCTCGGGCAGTCCGGCGCGGGGAAGTCCACGCTGGCCAACGTGCTCGTGGGCGAGGACGTGATGCAGGTGCACACCACGCGGGACGTCGACGGGAAGGGCCGTCACACGACCACCACCCGCAACCTGCTCGCCCTGCCGGGCGGGGGCGTGCTGATCGACACACCCGGCCTCAGGGGCGTGGGGCTGTGGGACGCCGAGGTCGGGGTCGGACAGGTGTTCTCGGAGATCGAGGAACTGGCCGAGCGGTGCCGGTTCCACGACTGCGCCCACGAGAGCGAGCCGGGGTGCGCGGTCCTGGCCGCGATCGCCTCCGGCGAGCTGGCGGAACGGCGGCTGGAGAGCTACCGGAAGCTGATCCGCGAGAACCAGCGGATCGTGGCGAAGACCGACGCGAGGCTCCGTTCGGAGATCCGGAAGGAGTGGAAGAAGCGGGGGGCGCAGGGGAAGGCGGCGATGGAGGCGAAGCGGGGGCGCTGGGCGTAG
- a CDS encoding MMPL family transporter, producing MARWCYRHRLVVLLLWVGALLGLGAAGTAAGTTYTNVFSLPDTDSQHANDLMVKAFPRSSGDTDTVVWKVDAGSVRDESVRSRIQPALDEIGRMKGVGEVASPYAKGGAPQISRDGRTAYAQVTFAHQADAIPKELVENVIDTAQNAERAGLRVELGGQAIATVQRPPAGLSELVGIVAAGVVLFLAFGSLFAMLLPIVVAVAAVGTATMVTTLLSHVTNVPEIAPLVGSLIGLGVGIDYALFIVTRHRRGILRGVKPEDAAITALNTSGRAVLFAGATVCIALGGMLVMNMRFLDGVVIAASLTVVLSILAAVTLLPALLGMFGMRVLSRRERRRLATSGPEPEEASGLAARWSSYVQRRPRAVAVIAFVVMAAIAVPVLSIRLGTSDQGNQSESTTTRQAYDLLSEGFGPGFNGPLQVVVDGSAPATLVSAIGKTEGVAQVAALPPVHGVSVIRVVPTTSPQSERTDQLIDRLRDEVIPQSGVTAHVGGVTAVYKDFATVTGERLPYFIAAIVALGFLLLLVAFRSLVVPLTAALMNLIAAAASFGVLVAIFQWGWGLDLLGGKEGPITSFLPVIMLSLLFGLSMDYQVFLVSRIHEEWVHTKDNARAVRVGLAETSRVINSAALIMICVFSAFILSGTLDGAMLGLGLAAAVALDAFILRTALVPAAMHLLGKANWWLPAGLEKRLPHLAVEPKEDEDEVPSPGEPASVIHGFVRTQEGEPVEGAAVTLLTKGGRQLERVTSLADGSYVVAAPAAGEYLLAATATPYVSRARQVVVGDGPLVHDVELAEVPESEVDAAN from the coding sequence TTGGCACGATGGTGCTATCGGCACAGGCTGGTGGTCCTGCTGCTGTGGGTGGGCGCGCTGCTCGGACTGGGCGCGGCGGGTACGGCCGCCGGGACGACCTACACCAATGTCTTCTCCCTCCCGGACACGGACTCCCAGCACGCGAACGACCTGATGGTGAAGGCCTTCCCGCGGAGCTCCGGAGACACCGACACGGTGGTGTGGAAGGTGGACGCGGGATCGGTACGGGACGAGTCCGTACGGTCCCGGATCCAGCCCGCGCTCGACGAGATCGGCAGGATGAAGGGCGTCGGGGAGGTCGCGAGCCCGTACGCGAAGGGTGGCGCCCCGCAGATCAGCCGGGACGGGCGGACCGCGTACGCCCAGGTGACGTTCGCCCATCAGGCCGACGCCATCCCCAAGGAGCTGGTCGAGAACGTCATCGACACGGCCCAGAACGCCGAACGGGCCGGTCTCCGGGTGGAGCTGGGCGGCCAGGCCATCGCCACCGTCCAGCGACCCCCCGCCGGGCTGTCCGAACTGGTCGGCATCGTGGCGGCGGGGGTGGTCCTCTTCCTCGCCTTCGGTTCGCTCTTCGCGATGCTGCTGCCGATCGTGGTGGCCGTCGCCGCGGTCGGCACCGCCACCATGGTGACGACACTGCTCAGCCACGTCACGAACGTGCCCGAGATCGCCCCGCTGGTCGGCTCGCTGATCGGCCTGGGCGTCGGTATCGACTACGCCCTGTTCATCGTCACCCGGCACCGGCGCGGCATCCTGCGCGGGGTGAAGCCCGAGGACGCGGCGATCACGGCCCTGAACACCTCCGGTCGCGCGGTGCTGTTCGCGGGTGCGACGGTGTGCATCGCGCTCGGCGGCATGCTGGTGATGAACATGCGGTTCCTGGACGGGGTGGTCATCGCGGCCTCCTTGACCGTGGTGCTCAGCATCCTGGCCGCCGTCACCCTGCTGCCCGCCCTGCTGGGGATGTTCGGCATGCGGGTGCTCAGCCGCCGCGAGCGGCGCCGGCTCGCCACGTCCGGCCCCGAGCCGGAGGAGGCGAGCGGTCTCGCGGCACGCTGGTCGTCGTACGTGCAGCGGCGCCCGCGCGCGGTCGCGGTGATCGCGTTCGTCGTCATGGCGGCCATCGCCGTCCCCGTCCTGTCGATCCGGCTCGGCACCTCGGACCAGGGCAACCAGTCGGAGTCGACGACGACGCGGCAGGCGTACGACCTGCTCTCCGAGGGATTCGGCCCCGGCTTCAACGGGCCGTTGCAGGTGGTCGTGGACGGCTCGGCACCCGCGACGCTGGTGTCGGCCATCGGGAAGACCGAGGGTGTGGCCCAGGTCGCCGCCCTCCCGCCCGTGCACGGCGTCTCGGTGATCCGGGTGGTGCCCACGACGTCACCGCAGTCCGAGAGGACGGACCAGCTGATCGACCGCCTGCGCGACGAGGTGATCCCCCAGTCCGGGGTCACGGCTCACGTGGGTGGCGTCACGGCGGTCTACAAGGACTTCGCGACGGTGACCGGTGAACGGCTGCCGTACTTCATCGCGGCGATCGTCGCCCTCGGTTTCCTGTTGCTGCTGGTGGCCTTCCGCTCCCTGGTGGTTCCGCTGACAGCCGCGCTGATGAACCTCATCGCGGCGGCCGCGTCCTTCGGTGTGCTGGTGGCGATCTTCCAGTGGGGCTGGGGCCTGGATCTGCTCGGCGGCAAGGAAGGGCCGATCACGTCGTTCCTGCCGGTCATCATGCTGTCCTTGTTGTTCGGCCTGTCGATGGACTACCAGGTGTTCCTGGTGAGCCGGATCCACGAGGAGTGGGTCCACACGAAGGACAACGCACGGGCCGTGCGCGTGGGCCTCGCCGAGACGAGCCGGGTCATCAACTCCGCCGCCCTGATCATGATCTGCGTCTTCAGCGCCTTCATCCTCAGCGGCACCCTCGACGGCGCCATGCTCGGCCTCGGCCTCGCGGCTGCGGTGGCCCTGGACGCGTTCATCCTCCGTACGGCGCTGGTCCCGGCGGCGATGCACCTGCTGGGCAAGGCCAACTGGTGGCTTCCGGCCGGGCTGGAGAAGCGGCTGCCGCATCTGGCGGTGGAACCGAAGGAGGACGAGGACGAGGTCCCGTCGCCGGGTGAGCCCGCTTCGGTGATCCACGGCTTCGTCCGCACACAGGAGGGCGAGCCGGTGGAGGGCGCGGCGGTGACGCTCCTGACGAAGGGCGGGCGTCAGCTGGAGCGGGTGACGTCGCTGGCGGACGGGTCGTACGTCGTGGCGGCGCCGGCGGCGGGGGAGTACCTGCTGGCGGCGACGGCCACGCCGTACGTGTCCCGAGCGCGCCAGGTGGTCGTGGGGGACGGACCCCTCGTGCACGACGTGGAGTTGGCGGAAGTGCCGGAGAGCGAGGTGGACGCGGCCAACTAG